The following proteins are co-located in the Plasmodium vinckei vinckei genome assembly, chromosome: PVVCY_11 genome:
- a CDS encoding tetratricopeptide repeat protein, putative, with translation MGGASSRNLEYNNYVNMKLLEPVDYTNVDDIYFQEPDIQDIITKARKIRNCNYKESLDLYFKALSYLKRKKENNSRVYKNVLEFEISPQDIQKNCQLNRSLESSVNIDEEKDVTPFSDNKMISINKKIASLYNEIGDLCCIHDYIEKSLFYYSKAYSHNPSKIDYIYKQGVLYQQTNDIDKAISTFKIILSTDPNHIPTLFSLGNLYRYIDYNIALSYFETILKIEPDNTEVLSLSASCYNNLGKLNEAISYQNKAVEINPDNFNHKKFAQRLIEMRPQN, from the coding sequence ATGGGGGGAGCATCAAGTCGAAATTTAGAATATAACAATTATGTAAACATGAAACTTTTAGAGCCAGTTGATTATACAAATGTAgatgatatttatttccaGGAACCAGATATACAAGATATCATAACTAAAGCTCGAAAAATAAGGAATTGTAATTATAAAGAATCATtagatttatattttaaagcattaagttatttaaaaagaaagaaagaaaataattctcgtgtatataaaaatgtattagaATTTGAAATTAGTCCTCAagatattcaaaaaaattgtcaACTAAATAGGAGTCTTGAAAGTAGTGTAAATATagatgaagaaaaagatGTAACACCCTTtagtgataataaaatgatttcaataaataaaaaaatagcatcATTATATAACGAAATAGGTGATTTATGTTGTATACATGATTATATTGAAAAgtctttattttattatagtaAAGCATATTCACATAATCCATCAAAAATcgattatatatataaacaaggAGTATTATATCAACAAACAAATGATATAGATAAAGCAATTAGtacatttaaaataatattatcaacAGACCCTAACCATATACCTACTTTATTTTCACTTGGAAatttatatagatatattgATTATAATATAGCTCTATCTTATTTCGAGACTATACTTAAAATCGAGCCAGACAATACTGAagttttatcattatctGCTTCATgctataataatttaggGAAATTAAATGAAGCTATATCATATCAAAACAAAGCAGTTGAAATAAATCCTGATAATTttaatcataaaaaatttgctCAAAGACTTATAGAAATGAGACCCCAAAattag